Sequence from the Parvicella tangerina genome:
GATTATTTTCAAGCACATCAAGCATGGGCTCAAGCCAACCGTCAGTGACTTCAATATCTGAATTCAACAAAACGTAAATGTCTGCTTGAATTTTCTTTAAGCCTTCATTGTAACCTCCTGCAAAACCTGAGTTTACGGCATTTTGGATGATCCTAATATCGGGGAACTTCTCTTTCAGAAATTCAACAGAGTTATCGGTGGAAGCATTATCAATAATAACCACCTCTGCCTGCTGACTTTTTTCTATGACATCAAACAGGAATTTCTCGAGCCAGTGAACCCCGTTGTAATTTAATATGGCTACAACAACTTTCAAATTAGTAAGCCACTGAGAATTGATTGCTCTTTTCTAGAGAGACAAAGTTTCCATCAGCATCAAAGGTTAGTTTAGAAAGATAGTAGGACCGTTCTTTAATCATACCAGATGGACGCTGAATCCATAATTCACTGATAACTTTATCATTCTCTATTCTCGTTTGTGGTTTAGAGAATTTATTGCCGAAATCTTCATTGGTTTCCCAAATAACGGTTTTAAAGGAGTTAATCACGTAAATATGATAGTTTTCCACCAGTTTTTCAGAGTTATCCTTAAAATTATTAGCTGCCATAATTTGGTTGGCCTCAGTATGGTCTCCGGGGAGTTCAACGCCATTGAAGAACATCCGATTTACAGTGCACCCAAGATCGTAGGCAAAGTAGCCCATAATGAACAAGTTGTCAAATTCTTCAACTTCAACAATGCAAACGTCATTTTCTTCTAAGTCGGGATGCTCTTCTTGTAGTGCCTCTAATATTGTCTCTTTCGATGTTAATCCTCCGTTTTGAACTTCGTCAACAGGCGCACTTGATACATCTGTCCCCTTGTTCTCACAAGACCCGTTACAAAAAAGAAGTATAGTTAAAACCACAATGATAGTGTACTTCATAGTTGTCATTTTTGCCAAAAATAGGGACAATTTTATTAACAATAAACACGTCTTCGCTCAGTGATGGTTATTTTTGAAAACTTTGTGAGAATCTAAGTATGGGAATGAAGTTGTGTATAGCAGAGAAACCAAGTGTAGCTAAGGATATTGCCCAAGTGATTGGCGCAAAGACTAAAATGAATGGCTATTATGAAGGGAATGGCTATTGGGTTTCCTGGACGTTTGGACATCTATGTACGCTGAAAGAGCCCAATGACTATACTGAAAAGTGGAAATACTGGAATCTGGAAACCTTACCCATGATTCCTGCTAAGTTCGGTATAAAATTAATCAACGATGGAGGAGTCAAGAAACAGTTTCAAGTACTTGAGCGATTAATTGGAGATTGTGATGAGGTCATCAACTGCGGTGATGCAGGTCAGGAGGGAGAGTTGATTCAGCGATGGGTTTTGGCGAAGGCGAAAAATGAAAAGCCGCTCAAACGGCTTTGGATATCCTCGCTTACGGAAGAGGCAATAAAAGAAGGTTTTGATAAATTACAAGATGGGAAAAAATACGACCAATTGTATGCAGCTGGAGCGTCAAGAGCGATTGGCGATTGGGTGCTCGGCATGAATGCCACTCGATTGTTTACACTTAAATTTGGTCAGAAAGGTCAGGTATTATCAATAGGTCGAGTGCAAACCCCCACTTTAGCAATGATTGTTGAGCGTCAATTGGAGATCGACAACTTCAAATCAGAAAAGTATTGGGAAATTCGTACCTTTTATAGAGAGACAGAGTTTTCATGCTCACTGGGTAAGATTGAAACCAAAGAGAAAGGAGAGGAATTACTCCAAAAGATCACCGGACAAAACTTTGAAGTGGTATCCTTTGAGCAAAAGGAAGGAACAGAGAAACATCCTATGCTATTTGACTTAACGGCATTGCAAGTAGAGTGCAATAAACGCTTTGCTTTCAGCGCAGAGGATACACTGAACATGGTCCAAAAACTTTATGAGCAGAAACTAGTTACTTATCCGAGAGTAGATACTACTTATTTGAGTGAAGATATTTATCCGAAAGTTGAAGGGACACTCAGGAATTTAAAACATTACACACGATTCACGGAACCGCTTCTCGGTCAAAAGATCAGAAAGTCAAAACGGGTATTTGATGACAAAAAAGTAACCGACCACCATGCAATAATTCCCACGGGGATTGTGCCATCAGGAATCACACCAAATGAGCAAAAAGTTTACGATGCTATTACCCGAAGGTTTATTTGTGTTTTCTATCCAGATTGTAAAGTGAGTAATACGGTTGTGGAAGGAGAGTCAGTTGAAGTACCATTTAGAGCATCAGGGAGACAGGTTTTAGAGCCTGGTTGGAGAACTGTTTATGAAGATTATGTCTCTGGAGGTTCGAAAAAGGATGATGAAGAGCAAATGCCACTTTTTGAGCAAGGTGAAAGCGGTGAGCATACTCCTGAATTGCAGGAAAAGAAAACAAAACCACCTCGCTACTTCACTGAAGCCAGCTTATTAAGAGCCATGGAGACAGCAGGGAAGCAAGTGGATGATGATGACCTGAGAGATATAATGAAAGAAAATGGGATTGGTAGGCCATCGACAAGAGCTAACATTATTGAGACGCTTTTCAAACGAAACTATATCGCTAAAGAAAAGAAACGAATTGTGGCTACAGCCACGGGGGTTCACTTGATCTCATTGATCAACAATGACCTGCTCAAATCAGCTGAGCTTACCGGGCAATGGGAAAAGAAACTTCGGGATATTGAAAAAGGAAACTTTGAAGTGGAAGAATTTAAAAAAGAACTGACCGAAATGGTGGTTCACCTTTGCCACGAAGTTAAGCATCAAGTGGTTGAACCGCCTCCTGTTTTATGCCCGAAATGTGGAAAGGGAGAGATGATCAGAGGAAAAAAGGCTTGGGGATGCAGTCGATTTAATAGTGGTTGCAAGTATACCATTCCATTTAAATTCAAAGACGTTTTCTTATCGGATGCTGATATGAAAGAGCTGGTGATTAACCAAAAATCAAGATATCGACTGCCTTTCAAAAGTAAGTCTGGAGAAGTGAAAAAACATTATGTTGGCCTCAATGATAAGTTAAAACCAATAATTCTAAACGATGAGGAAAACTAATGTCATATTGATCGGTTTGATGGGAGTTGGAAAGTCATCAATTGCAAAAGAATTGGCGGATAGATTATCTTTTAACGTTTTGGATACAGATGAGCGGATTGAGTTTGAACAAGGGAAGACAATTAACGAAATATTTGCTGAACATGGCGAAGATCACTTCAGACAGTTAGAATCCAGATTGTTAAGAGATCTGAAGATAAGCAATACAGTTATTTCTACTGGTGGAGGCATGCCTGTGTATAATGCAAACATGGGCTATTTGAATGAACTGGGGTTTACAGTTTACCTGAAAATTAGTCCTGAAAATTTATCAGGCAGGTTATGGGTGATGAGAAGAAAAAGAC
This genomic interval carries:
- a CDS encoding shikimate kinase, which translates into the protein MRKTNVILIGLMGVGKSSIAKELADRLSFNVLDTDERIEFEQGKTINEIFAEHGEDHFRQLESRLLRDLKISNTVISTGGGMPVYNANMGYLNELGFTVYLKISPENLSGRLWVMRRKRPLLKSVENIEQLQELLSCQLRQRETYYLSADHVLDVNNKASCEIVDDLMGFIKNLN
- a CDS encoding DNA topoisomerase 3, with protein sequence MKLCIAEKPSVAKDIAQVIGAKTKMNGYYEGNGYWVSWTFGHLCTLKEPNDYTEKWKYWNLETLPMIPAKFGIKLINDGGVKKQFQVLERLIGDCDEVINCGDAGQEGELIQRWVLAKAKNEKPLKRLWISSLTEEAIKEGFDKLQDGKKYDQLYAAGASRAIGDWVLGMNATRLFTLKFGQKGQVLSIGRVQTPTLAMIVERQLEIDNFKSEKYWEIRTFYRETEFSCSLGKIETKEKGEELLQKITGQNFEVVSFEQKEGTEKHPMLFDLTALQVECNKRFAFSAEDTLNMVQKLYEQKLVTYPRVDTTYLSEDIYPKVEGTLRNLKHYTRFTEPLLGQKIRKSKRVFDDKKVTDHHAIIPTGIVPSGITPNEQKVYDAITRRFICVFYPDCKVSNTVVEGESVEVPFRASGRQVLEPGWRTVYEDYVSGGSKKDDEEQMPLFEQGESGEHTPELQEKKTKPPRYFTEASLLRAMETAGKQVDDDDLRDIMKENGIGRPSTRANIIETLFKRNYIAKEKKRIVATATGVHLISLINNDLLKSAELTGQWEKKLRDIEKGNFEVEEFKKELTEMVVHLCHEVKHQVVEPPPVLCPKCGKGEMIRGKKAWGCSRFNSGCKYTIPFKFKDVFLSDADMKELVINQKSRYRLPFKSKSGEVKKHYVGLNDKLKPIILNDEEN